The genome window CCCTGGTGCACGACCTGGCGATGCAGGTGGTGGCGGCTCGCGCCCAATACCTGCGTCCCGAAGATGTCCCCGCCGACGTCCTGGAGCAGGAAAAAGCCATCTACCGCGCCCAACTGGCCGACGAAAAGAAGCCCGCTCACGTCATCGAACGCATCATCGAGGGCAAGCTGGCCAAATTCTACGAGGACACTTGCCTGCTGGAGCAACCCTTCATCAAAGATCCCAGCGTCAAAGTCAAAGATCTGGTGACCGCCAGCATCGCCAAACTGGGCGAGAATATCCGCGTCCGTCGCTTTGCCCGCTTCGCCGTTGGCGAATGATCGCGCAAGGCCGGGTCGAGGCCGGCAGACGCCGGCCTTGACCCACACTCAAATCGGAGACCCCACCATGGCTGAAGTCAAGTACCATCGCATCTTGCTCAAG of Caldilineales bacterium contains these proteins:
- the tsf gene encoding translation elongation factor Ts encodes the protein MEITTEMVKELRTATGAGVLECRKALETAQGDFDAAVKILREKGLAAAAKKASREANEGLIGHYIHQGSKVASLIEVNCETDFVARTDEFRTLVHDLAMQVVAARAQYLRPEDVPADVLEQEKAIYRAQLADEKKPAHVIERIIEGKLAKFYEDTCLLEQPFIKDPSVKVKDLVTASIAKLGENIRVRRFARFAVGE